A stretch of Rhodothermales bacterium DNA encodes these proteins:
- a CDS encoding PmoA family protein, protein MTRLLVLVLAGLAAAAVAFRPTGGVQIVVLDDQQRVDVSIDGALFTAYVYHDSIATLKKPVLYPIRTAGGQDITRGYPFEPRAGERVDHPHHIGHWLNYGDVNGYDFWNNSDAVPEERRPRMGAIRHRAIIQALGGDEHGVLDVEADWLTPTNTRLLQERTRFIFSGDDSMRVIDRITTLTALDQDVVFTDNKEGMIALRVTRALEHPEGKPVLLTDAAGKPRPEAVLDDTGVSGEYLSSEGVRGVDVWGTRGEWMMLIGELAGEPVTVALIDHPRNPGYPTYWHARGYGLFAANPLGQKALSGGKEALNFALKASESVTFRYRIVVLSDPADAEKSVRQLAATFADTP, encoded by the coding sequence ATGACGCGTCTCCTCGTGCTTGTGTTGGCCGGCCTGGCCGCCGCTGCTGTCGCGTTTCGCCCTACCGGGGGCGTGCAGATCGTCGTGCTGGACGACCAACAACGGGTGGACGTGTCGATCGACGGCGCCCTGTTCACGGCGTACGTGTACCACGACAGCATCGCCACGCTCAAGAAGCCGGTCCTCTACCCCATCCGGACGGCCGGAGGGCAAGACATCACGCGGGGATATCCTTTTGAGCCGCGCGCCGGCGAGCGGGTGGACCATCCGCACCACATCGGGCACTGGCTCAATTATGGGGATGTCAATGGGTACGACTTCTGGAACAACTCGGACGCCGTGCCGGAAGAACGCCGGCCTCGCATGGGCGCCATCCGCCACCGCGCCATCATCCAGGCGCTTGGCGGCGACGAGCACGGGGTGCTGGACGTAGAGGCCGACTGGTTGACACCTACCAATACGCGCCTCTTGCAAGAGCGCACACGGTTTATCTTCTCGGGCGACGACTCCATGCGCGTCATCGACCGCATCACCACCCTCACGGCGCTCGACCAGGACGTTGTGTTCACCGACAACAAGGAGGGGATGATCGCGCTCCGCGTCACCCGGGCGCTTGAACACCCGGAGGGGAAACCCGTCCTGCTGACCGACGCGGCCGGCAAGCCTCGCCCCGAGGCGGTGTTGGACGACACCGGCGTGTCCGGCGAGTACCTCAGCAGCGAGGGCGTGCGGGGCGTCGATGTCTGGGGCACGCGGGGGGAATGGATGATGTTAATCGGCGAGTTGGCCGGCGAGCCGGTGACGGTGGCTCTGATCGACCACCCTCGGAATCCCGGGTATCCGACGTACTGGCACGCACGCGGCTACGGCCTGTTTGCCGCCAACCCGCTCGGGCAGAAAGCGCTTAGCGGTGGGAAAGAAGCGTTGAACTTCGCCTTGAAAGCCAGCGAATCCGTCACCTTCCGCTACCGCATCGTCGTTTTATCCGACCCTGCCGATGCCGAAAAATCCGTGCGGCAGCTGGCGGCCACGTTTGCAGACACCCCCTGA
- a CDS encoding PmoA family protein, translating into MLRPLLCALACSSLLLGCQPPAPEWRLSVQAGEVDRRQSIVSFDLPAAPLPKGLEIVDESDRATPVQIEDGQGWFILDALDAGTSRTYTLRPTSANDYGIQATLADGVVSFADGDQPVLSYQSRPTALPDPGFDSVYVRGGYIYPLYTPSGVLVVDDYPPNHIHHHGIWSAWTSTEFEGQKPDFWNVALKTGRVEPVSLDSVGAGPVFSRLQARHRYVDLTRGSPRPVIDEQWDLRVFAVDAGDAPYRLVELRLRHTTATDSALILPEYHYGGLGFRGHRQWDGAENAFFLTSEGMDRSNGHETRARWSHIGGYVDGQLAGVGLLAHPDNFRAPEPMRIHPTEPFFCWSPSQAGAWAITPEQPYEAAYRFVVSDGPPDAELLERLWRDWAEPVRVMVRSE; encoded by the coding sequence ATGCTTCGCCCGCTCTTGTGCGCACTCGCCTGTAGCAGCTTACTGCTCGGCTGCCAGCCACCCGCGCCCGAGTGGCGCCTGAGTGTCCAGGCCGGCGAGGTGGACCGCCGGCAATCGATCGTATCGTTTGATCTTCCAGCCGCCCCTCTACCGAAAGGGCTCGAAATCGTCGATGAATCTGACCGCGCCACTCCCGTGCAGATCGAGGATGGACAGGGATGGTTTATCCTCGATGCGTTGGATGCCGGCACCTCACGCACGTATACCTTGCGGCCAACGTCGGCTAACGATTACGGTATTCAGGCAACGCTAGCCGACGGCGTCGTTTCCTTCGCCGACGGCGACCAACCTGTTCTCTCCTACCAGAGCCGACCCACGGCCCTCCCCGATCCGGGGTTCGACTCCGTCTACGTGCGGGGCGGGTACATCTACCCGTTATATACCCCCTCGGGCGTGCTGGTGGTGGACGATTACCCGCCGAACCATATCCATCACCACGGTATCTGGTCCGCCTGGACCAGCACCGAATTCGAAGGCCAGAAACCCGATTTCTGGAATGTCGCGCTAAAAACCGGGAGGGTGGAGCCGGTCTCCCTGGACAGCGTCGGGGCCGGGCCGGTGTTCAGCCGGCTCCAGGCCAGGCACCGGTATGTCGACCTGACTCGCGGATCGCCGCGTCCGGTCATTGACGAGCAGTGGGACCTGCGTGTTTTCGCGGTCGACGCCGGGGACGCCCCGTATCGGCTCGTGGAGCTTCGCCTACGCCACACGACGGCCACCGACTCCGCGCTTATCCTGCCCGAGTACCACTATGGTGGGCTCGGCTTCCGAGGACATCGGCAATGGGATGGGGCCGAGAATGCGTTTTTCCTGACCTCCGAGGGGATGGATCGCAGCAACGGGCATGAGACGCGGGCGCGCTGGAGCCATATCGGCGGGTATGTCGATGGGCAACTCGCTGGCGTGGGGCTGCTGGCGCATCCGGACAACTTCAGGGCGCCGGAGCCGATGCGGATCCACCCGACCGAGCCGTTTTTTTGCTGGTCTCCCTCGCAAGCCGGCGCATGGGCGATCACACCGGAGCAGCCCTACGAGGCCGCCTACCGGTTCGTGGTGAGCGACGGGCCACCGGACGCCGAGTTGCTGGAACGGCTGTGGCGGGATTGGGCCGAGCCGGTCCGCGTGATGGTACGAAGCGAGTAG